In Tachysurus fulvidraco isolate hzauxx_2018 chromosome 3, HZAU_PFXX_2.0, whole genome shotgun sequence, a single window of DNA contains:
- the cxcr3.2 gene encoding C-X-C chemokine receptor type 3-2 encodes MVAITTLADDTYSDYADYNETDFASPCEIDRTLDFFDLFAPVAYTVIFIPAVLGNVLVLFVIRRYRQSRHNPCSFSLTDTFLLHLAISDLLLAFTLPLFATQWITGWVFTVGMCKLSGALFSLNIYCGILFLACISFDRYLAIVHAVHTSWRHNTCLAQFVCVVIWICCIGLSAIDFHFRNVTMLPGFTVQVCHVEFNEDTSEQWQIGMQLLGLFLGFGLPLLIMLYCYLRIFHALCYKSTRRQKRRSLRLIISLVAVFLICWAPFNIFKMIDSLLTLKILSPSCTLNYVLDVSILVTETMGLAHTALNPLLYGFVGVKFRRELFQMFKSALSSSWCFRMSSRVQSHGMSRRPTGSFSSVDSENTSFFSVVA; translated from the exons ATGGTGGCAATAACAACTCTTGCAGACGAC acTTACTCGGATTATGCGGACTATAATGAGACAGATTTCGCATCACCCTGCGAAATAGATAGGACATTGGATTTCTTTGATCTGTTTGCACCTGTAGCCTACACTGTAATCTTCATTCCGGCTGTCCTGGGAAACGTTCTAGTGCTGTTTGTAATCCGCCGCTATCGTCAGTCCCGCCACAATCCCTGCTCCTTCTCATTGACCGACACGTTCCTGCTCCACCTGGCCATCTCTGACCTTCTTCTAGCCTTTACACTGCCCTTATTTGCCACCCAGTGGATCACTGGGTGGGTGTTCACAGTAGGCATGTGTAAGTTGTCAGGTGCACTCTTTTCACTGAATATCTACTGTGGCATACTCTTCCTTGCCTGCATCAGCTTTGATCGCTACTTGGCCATAGTCCATGCCGTCCATACCAGCTGGAGGCACAATACGTGCCTGGCTCAGTTTGTCTGTGTTGTGATCTGGATCTGCTGCATCGGTCTTTCTGCCATTGATTTCCATTTCCGAAATGTTACAATGCTACCTGGCTTTACTGTTCAAGTGTGCCATGTAGAATTCAACGAAGATACTTCTGAACAATGGCAGATTGGCATGCAGCTCCTTGGCTTGTTCCTAGGCTTTGGCCTCCCACTGCTGATAATGCTCTACTGCTACTTACGCATTTTCCATGCATTGTGCTACAAAAGCACACGCAGGCAGAAGCGACGCTCTCTCAGGCTCATTATCTCCCTAGTGGCTGTATTTCTGATTTGCTGGGCACCGTTCAACATCTTCAAGATGATTGACAGCCTGTTGACACTGAAAATACTGAGCCCCAGCTGCACTCTAAACTATGTGCTTGATGTCAGCATCCTGGTGACAGAAACCATGGGACTGGCTCACACCGCCCTCAACCCACTCCTATATGGCTTTGTTGGAGTCAAGTTCCGCCGTGAGCTTTTCCAAATGTTCAAATCGGCTCTGAGTTCTTCCTGGTGCTTCAGGATGTCCAGTCGTGTGCAGAGTCATGGAATGAGTCGCAGGCCTACAGGTTCCTTCAGCTCTGTGGACAGTGAGAACACCTCTTTCTTCTCAGTTGTGGCATAA
- the cnfn gene encoding cornifelin homolog isoform X1, protein MMTYQTEVVNTQPQVSVTSYTVSTGSSDWSSNLCDCCDDCGICLCGAFIPCILGCKVAQDHGDTCCLPFLPGAMIALRTSIRDKYRIHGSICDDWLIMSCCPLCGLCQMAREQKMRG, encoded by the exons A TGATGACATATCAAACTGAAGTGGTCAACACACAGCCTCAGGTGTCAGTCACCAGTTATACTGTTTCCACTGGGTCCTCTGACTGGAGCTCCAACCTCTGTGATTGCTGTGATGACTGTGGCATCT GTCTTTGTGGTGCATTTATCCCCTGCATCCTTGGCTGTAAGGTGGCACAGGACCATGGTGATACCTGCTGTCTACCCTTTCTACCTGGAGCCATGATTGCATTACGAACCAGTATTCGTGACAAATACCGCATCCAT GGGTCCATCTGTGATGACTGGCTGATCATGTCCTGCTGCCCGTTATGTGGTCTCTGCCAGATGGCTCGAGAACAGAAGATGAGAGGCTGA
- the cnfn gene encoding cornifelin homolog isoform X2, translating into MTYQTEVVNTQPQVSVTSYTVSTGSSDWSSNLCDCCDDCGICLCGAFIPCILGCKVAQDHGDTCCLPFLPGAMIALRTSIRDKYRIHGSICDDWLIMSCCPLCGLCQMAREQKMRG; encoded by the exons ATGACATATCAAACTGAAGTGGTCAACACACAGCCTCAGGTGTCAGTCACCAGTTATACTGTTTCCACTGGGTCCTCTGACTGGAGCTCCAACCTCTGTGATTGCTGTGATGACTGTGGCATCT GTCTTTGTGGTGCATTTATCCCCTGCATCCTTGGCTGTAAGGTGGCACAGGACCATGGTGATACCTGCTGTCTACCCTTTCTACCTGGAGCCATGATTGCATTACGAACCAGTATTCGTGACAAATACCGCATCCAT GGGTCCATCTGTGATGACTGGCTGATCATGTCCTGCTGCCCGTTATGTGGTCTCTGCCAGATGGCTCGAGAACAGAAGATGAGAGGCTGA